The DNA region CTGTATACCGATGGTAATGCGCTATAAGCTCGATTCTTCCGGCGTCAAAATGAAATTGGAGCACTGGGGCAAACTCGACGATGCCGAAAAGCAAAGGTTTGTTGACATGCCTTGCGGTACTGCTGAGGAGGCACAAGCCTATCACCATGCTTTGCAAACTCTCATCGAAACGAAGAGCGGCGCAAAAGCAAAAGTCCTAGAGATTCCATCTAATCCCCTCTGGAAACAAACTGATATTCCCGTGCAAGTCCTTGAAAAGGCTGAGTCTTGTGATGTCGAAATTTCAGCAGCGCAGTGGCAAGGTTTAACGGATTTACAACGGTTTGCATTGATTAAGCTGAGTCGCCCTAGTCATGAGAACCATAATTTTGTGCCAGCTCTAAAAGAATTTGGTGTGATTTCGTGAGGCGATCGCCAAAAACTGAACTACATTGAATA from [Leptolyngbya] sp. PCC 7376 includes:
- a CDS encoding nitrate reductase associated protein, whose protein sequence is MTQFFQFEQDFIQSMRCIPMVMRYKLDSSGVKMKLEHWGKLDDAEKQRFVDMPCGTAEEAQAYHHALQTLIETKSGAKAKVLEIPSNPLWKQTDIPVQVLEKAESCDVEISAAQWQGLTDLQRFALIKLSRPSHENHNFVPALKEFGVIS